A genomic window from Sanguibacter antarcticus includes:
- the pstC gene encoding phosphate ABC transporter permease subunit PstC, with product MAVLSPTRADKQLNEREPDVKRNKGGIAGRIFQYLSVGAGLTILLTLAAVAVFLVVRAWPALTASPEELQEISWFSGSSLLGYVGPLIFGTLLASILALLIAVPLSMGIALFISHYAPRSLAQALGYVIDLLAAIPSVVYGLWGALWLAPTLDPIFQWMTDFLGFIPLFAGYQPPAKNVLTASVVLAVMILPIITAVAREVFLQTPRLHEEAALALGATRWEMVRTAVIPFGRSGVISASMLGLGRALGETMAVLMILSPGALYSFFLLKPGQHQTIAANIASKFPEASGLSVSALIATGLALFVITLAVNMFARWIISRRSEFSGAN from the coding sequence GTGGCCGTACTGAGCCCCACCCGGGCTGACAAGCAGCTCAACGAGAGAGAGCCGGACGTGAAGCGCAACAAGGGCGGGATCGCCGGGCGCATCTTCCAGTACCTCTCCGTCGGCGCAGGTCTGACGATCCTTCTGACACTGGCAGCCGTGGCCGTCTTCCTCGTCGTCCGTGCCTGGCCGGCGCTGACCGCGAGCCCCGAGGAGCTCCAAGAGATCTCGTGGTTCAGCGGGAGCTCGCTCCTCGGGTATGTCGGGCCGCTGATCTTCGGCACCCTGCTCGCGTCGATCCTCGCCCTCCTCATCGCCGTGCCGCTCTCGATGGGCATCGCGCTCTTCATCTCGCACTACGCTCCACGCTCGCTCGCGCAGGCTCTCGGCTACGTCATCGACCTGCTCGCGGCGATCCCGTCGGTCGTCTACGGGCTGTGGGGCGCGCTGTGGCTCGCGCCGACGCTCGACCCGATCTTCCAGTGGATGACCGACTTCCTCGGCTTCATCCCGCTCTTCGCGGGGTATCAGCCGCCAGCGAAGAACGTGCTGACAGCCTCGGTCGTCCTGGCCGTCATGATCCTCCCGATCATCACCGCAGTCGCCCGTGAGGTCTTCCTCCAGACTCCGCGACTGCACGAGGAAGCCGCGCTCGCCCTCGGCGCGACGCGCTGGGAGATGGTTCGCACGGCCGTCATCCCGTTCGGGCGGTCCGGCGTCATCAGCGCCTCGATGCTCGGCCTGGGCCGCGCGCTCGGCGAGACGATGGCGGTGCTCATGATCCTGTCCCCGGGAGCCCTGTACTCGTTCTTCCTGCTCAAGCCAGGGCAGCACCAGACGATCGCTGCGAACATCGCGTCGAAGTTCCCGGAAGCGTCCGGGCTGTCCGTCAGCGCACTCATCGCGACCGGCCTCGCGCTGTTCGTGATCACGCTTGCCGTCAACATGTTCGCCCGGTGGATCATCTCTCGCCGCAGCGAATTCTCTGGAGCCAACTGA